One genomic window of Polyangium aurulentum includes the following:
- a CDS encoding TldD/PmbA family protein yields MTSGHRLEQEIENLKDLAADVVKRALAGGADVAEAIARSGSELSTKVRLGEPELVEEASHRSLGMRVIKKGRVALTSTSDLTARGIERFVADALELVDISQEDPFSGPADPSLITKGPFPDLELYDPAGGDVTAAEAIELARRGEQAAREADARITNSDGATFGRTAGAFALVLSGGFTGGYAGSYASLVVSPVADDEGGKKRRGYHYTAKRHLAELDTPEAVGREATRRTLRKLGARKVPTQEAPVVFDPDVARSILGLLAGAVMGSSIWRKSSYLVGREGTRVASDLVTVVDDPLVRRAPGSRPFDGEGLAARKNLVVENGILKTYLCDSYSGRKLGRAPTGSASRGGGGGVGPSTSNFMLLPTKTPAAEIVKSTKRGLYVTEMMGFGYNPVTGDFSRGASGFWIEDGVLAFPVSEVTISLNVDQLWQRIDAVGDDLDLRSSTASPTLRVASMTIAGS; encoded by the coding sequence ATGACGTCGGGCCATCGCCTCGAGCAGGAGATCGAGAACCTCAAGGACCTCGCCGCGGACGTCGTCAAGCGCGCCCTCGCGGGCGGCGCAGACGTCGCCGAGGCCATCGCCCGATCGGGCTCCGAGCTGTCGACCAAGGTCAGGCTCGGCGAGCCCGAGCTCGTCGAGGAGGCCTCGCACCGGAGCCTCGGCATGCGCGTCATCAAGAAGGGACGCGTCGCCCTCACCTCCACCTCGGATCTGACCGCGCGCGGCATCGAGCGCTTCGTCGCCGACGCCCTCGAGCTGGTCGACATCTCCCAGGAGGATCCCTTCTCCGGCCCCGCCGATCCCTCGCTCATCACGAAGGGCCCCTTCCCCGATCTCGAGCTGTACGATCCGGCCGGCGGCGACGTGACCGCGGCCGAGGCGATCGAGCTGGCGCGTCGCGGCGAGCAGGCCGCGCGCGAGGCCGACGCGCGGATCACGAACAGCGACGGCGCGACCTTCGGGCGCACGGCGGGCGCGTTCGCGCTCGTGCTCTCGGGCGGCTTCACGGGGGGCTACGCGGGCTCGTACGCCTCGCTCGTGGTCTCGCCCGTCGCCGACGACGAGGGCGGCAAGAAGCGCCGCGGCTATCACTACACGGCCAAGCGCCACCTCGCCGAGCTCGACACGCCCGAGGCCGTCGGGCGCGAGGCCACGCGCCGCACGCTGCGCAAGCTCGGCGCGCGCAAGGTGCCCACGCAGGAGGCGCCCGTCGTCTTCGATCCGGACGTGGCGCGCTCGATCCTCGGCCTGCTCGCGGGCGCGGTGATGGGCTCGAGCATCTGGCGCAAGTCGAGCTACCTCGTCGGTCGCGAGGGCACGCGCGTCGCGAGCGATCTGGTCACGGTGGTCGACGATCCGCTCGTGCGCCGCGCGCCCGGCTCGCGCCCCTTCGACGGCGAGGGCCTCGCTGCGCGCAAGAACCTCGTGGTCGAGAACGGCATCCTGAAGACCTACCTCTGCGACAGCTACAGCGGCCGCAAGCTCGGCCGTGCGCCGACGGGGAGCGCCTCGCGCGGGGGCGGCGGCGGGGTGGGTCCTTCGACCTCGAACTTCATGCTCCTGCCCACGAAGACGCCCGCGGCCGAGATCGTGAAGAGCACCAAGCGCGGCCTGTACGTCACCGAGATGATGGGCTTCGGCTACAACCCCGTGACGGGCGACTTCTCGCGCGGCGCCTCCGGCTTCTGGATCGAGGACGGCGTGCTCGCCTTCCCCGTCAGCGAAGTGACCATCTCGCTCAATGTCGACCAGCTCTGGCAGCGCATCGACGCCGTGGGCGACGACCTCGATCTGCGCAGCTCGACGGCCTCGCCCACGCTGCGGGTCGCGTCGATGACCATCGCGGGCAGCTAG
- the larC gene encoding nickel pincer cofactor biosynthesis protein LarC produces MSNKHDHRHGHTHSHGHSHDHGHHHEHPHGHHHLDHDHAHAHAHPHPHAHAHDHSHEHDHSHEHDHDHDHGHDHGHGHGHDHGHGHDHGHGPVHEHPVRLPLLEQGAGLGKVLFFDAFSGVAGDMTIAALVDLGVPLLVIEHAVSALPLEGVFLERSHVHRSGIVATAFDVHVEGRQPERTYASIDAMLAEAPLEPDVAALARRIFRKLAEAESAVHRMPLEEVHFHEVGAVDAIVDIVGAAAALVYLGSDVSGSPLPMGRGFVKARHGILPLPPPAAVECLRGVPTYGVDLDAELVTPTGAAIVATVATRFERWPTFAPERVGWGAGKRELPDRPNLLRVVLGARGGGVSEEPTIGASHVMLEANVDDMTGEMAAHAIEALFAAGALDAWAAPITMKKGRPALTIAALAPAPQADAVGAALLRETTSIGLRKIPVSRTERPRRSVVVETAYGRVRVKISEGPFGPPQVKPEFDDCVAAARAHGVSLREVIAAALAAVESSGKPGT; encoded by the coding sequence ATGAGCAACAAGCACGACCACCGGCACGGCCACACGCACAGCCACGGCCACAGCCACGACCACGGCCACCATCACGAGCACCCGCACGGCCACCACCACCTCGATCACGACCACGCTCACGCGCACGCCCACCCGCATCCGCACGCGCACGCTCACGACCACAGCCACGAGCACGACCACAGCCACGAGCACGACCACGACCATGATCACGGTCATGATCACGGCCACGGGCACGGACATGATCACGGGCACGGGCATGATCACGGGCACGGTCCGGTGCACGAGCACCCCGTGAGGCTGCCGCTGCTCGAGCAGGGCGCGGGGCTCGGCAAGGTGCTCTTCTTCGACGCGTTCAGCGGCGTCGCCGGCGACATGACCATCGCCGCCCTGGTCGACCTCGGCGTCCCCCTGCTCGTCATCGAGCACGCGGTCTCCGCCCTGCCGCTCGAAGGCGTCTTCCTCGAGCGCAGCCACGTGCACAGGAGCGGCATCGTCGCCACGGCGTTCGACGTCCACGTCGAGGGGCGTCAGCCCGAGCGCACCTACGCCTCGATCGACGCGATGCTCGCCGAAGCGCCCCTCGAGCCCGACGTCGCCGCCCTCGCGCGCCGCATCTTCCGCAAGCTCGCCGAGGCCGAGAGCGCCGTGCACCGCATGCCCCTCGAGGAGGTCCACTTCCACGAGGTCGGCGCCGTCGACGCGATCGTCGACATCGTCGGCGCGGCCGCGGCGCTCGTCTACCTCGGCTCGGACGTGAGCGGCTCGCCCCTGCCCATGGGTCGCGGCTTCGTGAAGGCGCGGCACGGCATCCTCCCCTTGCCGCCGCCCGCCGCGGTCGAGTGCCTGCGCGGCGTCCCCACCTACGGCGTCGACCTCGACGCAGAGCTGGTCACGCCGACCGGCGCCGCGATCGTCGCCACCGTCGCGACCCGCTTCGAGCGCTGGCCGACCTTCGCCCCCGAGCGCGTGGGCTGGGGCGCCGGCAAGCGCGAGCTGCCCGATCGGCCCAACCTGCTCCGCGTCGTGCTCGGCGCGCGCGGCGGCGGCGTCTCGGAAGAGCCCACGATCGGCGCATCGCACGTGATGCTCGAGGCCAACGTCGACGACATGACGGGCGAGATGGCCGCGCACGCGATCGAGGCCCTCTTCGCCGCGGGCGCGCTGGACGCGTGGGCCGCGCCGATCACCATGAAGAAGGGCCGGCCCGCGCTCACCATCGCCGCGCTCGCGCCCGCGCCGCAGGCGGACGCGGTGGGCGCGGCGCTCCTGCGCGAGACGACCTCGATCGGCCTGCGCAAGATCCCGGTGAGCCGCACGGAGCGGCCGCGGCGCTCGGTGGTGGTGGAGACGGCCTACGGCCGCGTGCGCGTGAAGATCAGCGAGGGGCCCTTCGGCCCGCCGCAGGTCAAGCCCGAGTTCGACGACTGCGTCGCGGCTGCGCGCGCGCACGGCGTGTCGCTGCGCGAGGTCATCGCCGCCGCGCTCGCAGCCGTCGAGAGCTCGGGCAAGCCAGGGACCTGA
- a CDS encoding lamin tail domain-containing protein gives MKRPPALMGLVLLAPGCRADLPLSGPAPAREAPPSLLLTLEPPAPLDAAPPVLRLHLVAPAPIDARRLVLVRGEVRKNHLDQIADDDIGRTLAKRIVPAIVWQEDEAGEALVLAPTQPLEPGARYTVASAEPRIALSFAVAPEDGVPMLARVWPLPGAGENGRVGIFCGEDDLPPLALPSALAPGGPSGVLVTRGAAPDGVGRGCVRFEAEAGSGTSEGPWVPPPLVELPQGAGVVRLDPRPFAGGQGEAPAAVALACKRLEVPFGPGCVEVADDRLLGRAPEAPVFWSIRGAGIDSVFATGPGDPFVLTGLSPESAIALEVVTVDESAAIGRDKLEAVTLPPMPHVVLNEALANPLGAEPDQEWVELYNDGLVEATLGGMTLADATGETELPDVTLPPGGFALVVNDSFLEDNRLDVSPAEGTILVRVPRLGRGGLGNAGEPLRLLDASGEEISTMPGLPKPKAGMSLARTAPAVPSELAASFVLAAPTPGRANELVW, from the coding sequence ATGAAGAGACCGCCTGCCCTGATGGGCCTCGTCCTGCTCGCTCCAGGCTGCCGCGCCGACCTGCCGCTCTCCGGCCCCGCGCCGGCCCGCGAAGCCCCGCCGTCGCTGCTCTTGACCCTCGAGCCGCCTGCGCCCCTCGACGCCGCGCCGCCCGTCCTGCGGCTGCACCTCGTCGCCCCCGCGCCCATCGACGCGCGCCGCCTCGTGCTGGTCCGCGGCGAGGTCCGCAAGAACCACCTCGACCAGATCGCCGACGACGACATCGGAAGGACGCTCGCCAAGCGCATCGTGCCCGCGATTGTCTGGCAGGAAGACGAGGCGGGCGAGGCGCTGGTCCTCGCCCCCACCCAGCCGCTCGAGCCGGGCGCCCGGTACACGGTGGCGAGCGCCGAGCCGCGCATCGCCCTGTCCTTCGCCGTCGCGCCCGAGGACGGCGTGCCCATGCTCGCGCGGGTCTGGCCTCTGCCTGGCGCGGGCGAGAACGGACGCGTGGGCATCTTCTGCGGAGAGGACGATCTGCCGCCGCTCGCGCTGCCCTCCGCGCTCGCGCCGGGAGGGCCTTCTGGCGTCCTCGTGACCCGCGGGGCGGCGCCGGATGGCGTCGGGAGGGGCTGCGTGCGCTTCGAGGCGGAGGCGGGCTCGGGGACCTCGGAAGGGCCCTGGGTGCCGCCGCCGCTGGTCGAGCTGCCCCAGGGGGCGGGGGTGGTGCGGCTCGACCCGCGGCCCTTCGCCGGGGGGCAGGGGGAGGCGCCGGCCGCCGTCGCGCTCGCGTGCAAGCGCCTGGAGGTGCCGTTCGGGCCCGGGTGCGTGGAGGTCGCGGACGACCGCTTGCTCGGGCGCGCCCCGGAGGCGCCGGTGTTCTGGTCGATCCGGGGCGCGGGGATCGATTCCGTCTTCGCGACAGGGCCGGGCGATCCGTTCGTGCTGACGGGGCTCTCGCCCGAGAGCGCAATCGCGCTGGAGGTGGTGACGGTCGACGAGAGCGCGGCGATCGGGAGGGACAAGCTCGAGGCCGTCACGCTGCCGCCGATGCCCCACGTGGTCCTGAACGAGGCGCTGGCCAATCCGCTGGGAGCGGAGCCCGACCAGGAATGGGTCGAGCTCTACAATGACGGCCTGGTCGAAGCGACGCTCGGGGGGATGACGCTGGCCGACGCCACGGGGGAGACGGAACTGCCCGATGTCACCCTCCCGCCCGGCGGATTCGCGCTGGTCGTGAACGACTCATTTCTCGAAGACAACCGTCTGGACGTTTCGCCCGCCGAGGGCACGATTCTGGTGCGGGTGCCGCGTCTCGGACGGGGCGGGCTGGGCAATGCGGGTGAGCCGCTGCGTTTGCTCGACGCCTCGGGGGAGGAGATCTCGACCATGCCGGGGCTGCCCAAGCCGAAAGCAGGGATGAGCTTGGCGCGCACGGCGCCGGCTGTACCCAGCGAGCTCGCCGCCTCTTTCGTGCTCGCCGCGCCGACGCCAGGCCGGGCAAACGAGCTCGTTTGGTAG
- a CDS encoding helix-turn-helix domain-containing protein produces the protein MAGVRGEKLLTASDLAALCEVDLKTIHNWVDRGRIAHFRTPGRHLRFRAADVAEFLRAWGYSVPRELARASARTVLVVGSKDTLAHVNRTLGDTTPVRDVKHPYDALVLAGSDPADVFIVDTKAVSGDVDVLHLMEALHRACPQSRFVALSDEATALPPFATKLGRADAQSLRTLIVPEQPTPIAAPAAVEGGAAAPMAVAEEPPKAVGGVR, from the coding sequence ATGGCCGGAGTACGTGGAGAGAAGCTGCTGACCGCGTCCGACCTTGCAGCCCTGTGCGAGGTCGACTTGAAAACCATCCATAACTGGGTGGATCGCGGCCGGATCGCGCATTTTCGCACGCCTGGAAGGCATCTGCGCTTCCGGGCGGCCGACGTCGCTGAGTTCCTGCGAGCTTGGGGGTACAGCGTGCCCCGCGAGCTCGCGAGAGCGAGCGCGCGGACGGTCCTGGTCGTGGGCTCAAAAGACACGCTCGCCCATGTGAACCGTACGCTCGGTGACACAACGCCCGTCAGGGACGTCAAGCATCCCTACGACGCGCTCGTGTTGGCCGGGTCGGATCCTGCGGACGTGTTTATCGTGGACACGAAAGCCGTGTCTGGTGACGTGGACGTGCTGCACCTCATGGAGGCGCTGCACCGTGCATGTCCCCAATCACGCTTCGTGGCGTTGAGCGACGAAGCGACGGCGTTGCCGCCGTTCGCGACGAAGCTCGGTCGAGCGGATGCGCAGTCGCTGCGCACGCTCATCGTGCCCGAGCAGCCCACGCCGATCGCGGCGCCGGCTGCGGTCGAGGGAGGAGCCGCGGCGCCGATGGCGGTCGCCGAGGAGCCGCCCAAGGCAGTGGGCGGGGTTCGCTAG
- the trxA gene encoding thioredoxin, with amino-acid sequence MPVPVISEQDFEREVLRSELPVLIDFYADWCGPCKTVAPEVESLSRELEGKAKFVKVNIDQSKRLATMLRVQAVPTFMVFHRGRPVAAEQGAVRKARLRELLDPFLPRAEGAIRAMELFQLLKQGQVAAVDTREAQAYGRAHIPGAVNIPIDEIENRLAELHMLPGEPILYCRAGDKTKELADKLGQSGVPIAFLENGFLGWEAEGLPIERPD; translated from the coding sequence ATGCCGGTCCCCGTCATCTCCGAGCAAGATTTCGAGCGCGAGGTTCTGCGCAGCGAACTCCCCGTCCTGATCGACTTTTACGCCGACTGGTGCGGCCCCTGCAAAACGGTGGCGCCCGAGGTCGAGTCCCTCTCACGCGAGCTCGAGGGCAAGGCCAAGTTCGTCAAGGTCAACATCGACCAGAGCAAGCGCCTTGCGACGATGCTGCGCGTGCAGGCGGTCCCGACGTTCATGGTCTTCCACCGCGGCCGGCCCGTGGCGGCCGAGCAAGGTGCGGTGCGCAAGGCGCGGCTGCGCGAGCTGCTCGACCCGTTCCTGCCGCGCGCCGAGGGCGCCATCCGCGCGATGGAGCTCTTCCAGCTCCTCAAGCAGGGGCAGGTGGCCGCGGTCGACACGCGCGAGGCGCAGGCGTACGGGCGCGCGCACATCCCGGGCGCGGTGAACATCCCCATCGACGAGATCGAGAACCGCCTGGCCGAGCTGCACATGCTGCCCGGCGAGCCGATCCTCTACTGCCGCGCGGGTGACAAGACGAAGGAGCTGGCCGACAAGCTCGGGCAGAGCGGCGTGCCCATCGCGTTCCTCGAGAACGGCTTCCTCGGCTGGGAGGCCGAGGGCCTCCCGATCGAGCGCCCCGATTGA
- a CDS encoding helix-turn-helix domain-containing protein, whose protein sequence is MAPEEIKQLREELKCTARELATALGLEQDTVLAWEQGELFPTKKLVGKMEELRRKGPSAIPRKPKRAAVAASPMAVLSDPETWRLVRKLIAHAELRREVTKLAESYPDPAEEAG, encoded by the coding sequence ATGGCACCGGAGGAGATCAAGCAGCTCCGGGAGGAGCTCAAGTGCACCGCGCGCGAGCTCGCGACGGCGCTCGGGTTGGAGCAGGACACCGTGCTCGCGTGGGAGCAGGGCGAGCTGTTTCCGACCAAGAAGCTCGTCGGGAAGATGGAGGAGCTGCGGCGCAAGGGCCCGTCGGCCATCCCGCGCAAGCCGAAGCGCGCGGCGGTGGCGGCATCGCCCATGGCGGTGCTCTCGGATCCGGAGACGTGGCGGCTCGTGCGCAAGCTCATCGCGCACGCCGAGCTGCGGCGTGAGGTGACGAAGCTGGCCGAGTCCTATCCGGACCCGGCAGAAGAAGCGGGCTGA
- the larB gene encoding nickel pincer cofactor biosynthesis protein LarB produces the protein MDPRRVRELLEGVRDGGVGVEEAVEALQKLPFREMGFATVDHHRALRQGVPEVIFGERKTAEQITAIAEALVAAGQNVLVTRLDADKAEAIGARIPGFRYAAMARTGAVELAPPPRRPGAPVAVVTAGTTDISVAEEAVETLQALGIEPLRMYDIGVAGIHRLLHRVDELRRASAAIVCAGMEGALPSVVGGMLSTPVVAVPTSVGYGTALNGFTALFAMLTSCASGVVVVNIDNGFGAAMAVHRMIPPAPTAPTPTNDETR, from the coding sequence ATGGATCCGCGTCGCGTTCGTGAGCTTCTCGAGGGCGTCCGTGACGGGGGCGTGGGCGTCGAGGAGGCGGTCGAGGCCCTGCAGAAGTTGCCCTTCCGCGAGATGGGGTTCGCCACCGTCGATCACCACCGCGCCCTGCGACAGGGGGTGCCGGAGGTGATCTTCGGTGAGCGCAAGACCGCCGAGCAGATCACCGCCATCGCCGAGGCGCTGGTCGCCGCCGGGCAGAACGTGCTGGTCACGCGCCTCGACGCGGACAAGGCCGAGGCCATCGGCGCCAGGATCCCTGGCTTCCGCTACGCCGCGATGGCGCGGACAGGGGCCGTCGAGCTCGCGCCGCCGCCCCGGCGCCCCGGAGCACCCGTGGCCGTCGTGACGGCGGGGACCACGGACATCAGCGTGGCCGAGGAGGCAGTGGAGACGCTGCAAGCCCTCGGGATCGAGCCCTTGCGCATGTACGACATCGGCGTGGCGGGCATCCACAGGCTGCTGCACCGGGTCGACGAGCTGCGCCGGGCGTCGGCCGCGATCGTGTGCGCGGGCATGGAGGGCGCGTTGCCGAGCGTCGTCGGCGGCATGCTCTCGACCCCCGTCGTGGCCGTGCCGACGTCGGTCGGGTACGGGACGGCGCTCAACGGATTCACGGCTCTCTTCGCGATGCTCACCTCCTGCGCCTCGGGCGTGGTCGTCGTGAACATCGACAACGGGTTCGGGGCCGCGATGGCCGTGCACCGCATGATCCCGCCCGCCCCCACAGCGCCGACCCCGACGAACGACGAGACGCGATGA
- the corA gene encoding magnesium/cobalt transporter CorA gives MEQVEQRHTTPPPSSPPSERRRGRTNLILPNEPAPGASPGTLVLEDDEKPKIYLMDYCTEHMIEKQIGSVDECIEYLTDDTPSVTWIDVQGIGHKATFERLGEIFKIHPLALEDVVNVPQRPKSDVYAEQQLVICRMAQCSTDGQLVTEQLSILFGKGFVLTIQEEPNVDVLEPVRERIRRGRGSIRKSGADYLAYALFDAIIDGFYPVLEKLGERLEDLELEVLDGKQNSARKLHDIKRELLAMRRAIWPQRELANALLRDDSPHIQQNTRLYLRDTYDHAVQVMDMVETFREIASGLMDLYLSGMSTRMNEIMKVLTIISTIFLPLTFIAGVYGMNFDTNASPANMPELKWRYGYEFALGLMALSVIGLLFYYRKKGWLGRRDD, from the coding sequence GTGGAACAGGTCGAACAGCGACACACCACCCCGCCGCCGTCGTCGCCGCCCTCGGAGCGACGCCGCGGGCGGACGAACCTCATCCTTCCGAACGAGCCCGCCCCCGGCGCCTCCCCCGGCACGCTGGTCCTCGAGGACGACGAGAAGCCGAAGATCTACCTCATGGACTACTGCACCGAGCACATGATCGAAAAGCAGATCGGCTCGGTCGACGAGTGCATCGAGTACCTGACCGACGACACGCCGAGCGTCACGTGGATCGACGTGCAGGGCATCGGCCACAAGGCCACGTTCGAGCGGCTCGGCGAGATCTTCAAGATTCACCCGCTCGCGCTCGAGGACGTGGTCAACGTGCCGCAGCGGCCGAAGAGCGACGTCTACGCCGAGCAGCAGCTCGTCATCTGCCGCATGGCCCAGTGCAGCACGGATGGCCAGCTCGTCACCGAGCAGCTGTCGATCCTCTTCGGCAAGGGCTTCGTGCTGACCATCCAGGAGGAGCCGAACGTCGACGTGCTCGAGCCCGTGCGCGAGCGCATCCGCCGCGGGCGCGGCAGCATCCGCAAGTCGGGCGCGGACTACCTCGCCTACGCGCTCTTCGACGCCATCATCGACGGGTTTTACCCGGTGCTCGAGAAGCTCGGCGAGCGGCTCGAGGACCTCGAGCTCGAGGTGCTGGACGGCAAGCAGAACTCGGCGCGCAAGCTCCACGACATCAAGCGCGAGCTGCTCGCCATGCGCCGCGCGATCTGGCCCCAGCGCGAGCTCGCCAACGCGCTCCTGCGCGACGACTCGCCCCACATCCAGCAGAACACGCGCCTTTACCTGCGCGACACGTACGACCACGCCGTGCAGGTGATGGACATGGTCGAGACGTTCCGCGAGATCGCCTCGGGCCTGATGGATCTCTACCTCTCCGGCATGTCGACCCGGATGAACGAGATCATGAAGGTGCTGACGATCATCTCGACCATCTTCCTGCCGCTCACGTTCATCGCGGGCGTGTACGGGATGAACTTCGACACGAACGCCTCGCCGGCCAACATGCCCGAGCTCAAGTGGCGCTACGGCTACGAGTTTGCCCTCGGCCTGATGGCGCTCAGCGTGATCGGCCTGCTCTTCTACTACCGAAAGAAGGGCTGGCTCGGCCGCCGCGACGACTAG